A window of Candidatus Bathyarchaeota archaeon contains these coding sequences:
- a CDS encoding FAD-dependent oxidoreductase, which yields MARKIVVIGAGAAGVSAAASARRVDREAEITLVTEEPYPAYSRCGLPFVLGREIPSFKDLILYSQDFYRMMKLNLLLETRAMELKPSNRIVEVKGKGGDVKTLDYDSLIVATGARASKPPIKGVDKFGVHLLRTISDCEGIERQIGGSRSAVIIGAGLVGLEVASALKERNLKVTVVELLEHVLPMMLDQDMARIVHEHLTRNGIDVIVGKGVDEIVGDTSVSGVSVGGSRIDADMVILAAGVKPEVELVKEAGGEIGRTGCIRTDIRMQTSIEGVYAAGDCAETTNMITGKPFAPQLGTTAVRQGKVAGINAAGGYSTLIGVLGSSVTRLLDLEIGQAGLTERRAKEAGFKPVVGAVTAKTRAHYYPGGKDIRVKVVVEPESGRVIGAQIIGGEEVTQRVNMVSIAIQKGLTAYEVSNIDTCYSPPVADYWEPFVTAVETALRKM from the coding sequence ATGGCTCGTAAAATAGTTGTCATAGGAGCTGGGGCTGCAGGCGTTAGCGCCGCCGCTTCGGCGAGAAGAGTCGATAGAGAAGCTGAAATCACCCTGGTGACTGAAGAACCTTACCCTGCATACTCAAGATGTGGCCTCCCATTCGTATTAGGTAGGGAGATACCTAGCTTCAAGGATCTGATACTTTATTCTCAAGATTTCTATCGAATGATGAAGCTGAATCTTCTCCTTGAAACTAGGGCGATGGAGCTAAAACCTTCGAACAGAATTGTTGAGGTTAAGGGGAAAGGTGGTGACGTCAAGACTTTAGATTATGACAGTTTGATTGTTGCAACTGGTGCAAGGGCTTCCAAACCTCCGATTAAGGGCGTCGATAAATTTGGGGTCCATCTTCTCAGAACCATAAGTGACTGTGAGGGTATAGAAAGGCAGATTGGAGGGTCTAGGTCAGCTGTCATAATAGGCGCAGGCTTGGTTGGACTCGAAGTCGCCTCAGCCCTCAAGGAGAGGAACCTTAAGGTAACTGTTGTCGAGTTGCTTGAGCATGTTCTTCCAATGATGCTGGATCAGGACATGGCGAGGATAGTTCATGAACATTTGACAAGAAACGGTATCGATGTTATCGTTGGTAAGGGGGTTGATGAGATAGTCGGAGACACATCTGTCTCAGGGGTTTCTGTTGGAGGTTCAAGGATAGATGCAGATATGGTGATACTGGCTGCAGGGGTTAAGCCTGAAGTTGAGCTTGTGAAGGAGGCTGGAGGCGAGATTGGCAGAACAGGATGCATAAGAACAGATATCAGGATGCAGACCAGTATCGAGGGAGTCTACGCTGCCGGAGACTGTGCTGAGACAACCAATATGATCACCGGTAAACCTTTCGCACCTCAACTAGGTACAACAGCGGTGAGGCAGGGTAAGGTTGCCGGTATAAATGCGGCTGGCGGATACAGCACATTGATAGGGGTCTTAGGCTCGTCGGTTACGCGGCTTTTAGATCTGGAGATAGGTCAAGCAGGTTTAACCGAGAGGAGGGCTAAGGAGGCAGGTTTCAAGCCTGTTGTAGGGGCTGTGACAGCGAAGACCAGGGCCCATTATTATCCTGGTGGGAAGGATATCAGGGTTAAAGTCGTAGTGGAGCCTGAGTCTGGCAGGGTGATTGGTGCCCAGATAATCGGTGGGGAGGAGGTTACGCAGAGGGTTAATATGGTGTCGATTGCTATTCAAAAGGGTCTTACAGCATATGAGGTTTCGAACATAGACACCTGTTACTCTCCACCGGTGGCAGATTATTGGGAGCCCTTCGTGACAGCTGTTGAGACGGCCCTCAGGAAAATGTGA
- a CDS encoding methylenetetrahydrofolate reductase C-terminal domain-containing protein: MIITTLKPEDEIFRMVGGFKKLFLVGCGTCATECKTGGEDEVKAFKSRLENYGKKVTGYIIVESVCDQRLTRLDLKRNNANVEESDAILVLACGTATQTVAELSGKITIPACNTQFIGTIERIGRYYERCRACGDCVLYETGGICPIARCGKSLLNGPCGGQAKGKCEVGGWKNDCAWILIYNRLRDEGRLDLYRKYRPPKDYSQMTSAREVVFR; the protein is encoded by the coding sequence TTGATCATAACTACTCTAAAGCCTGAGGATGAGATCTTCCGAATGGTTGGGGGTTTTAAAAAACTTTTTCTTGTAGGTTGCGGGACATGCGCCACAGAATGTAAGACAGGTGGTGAAGATGAGGTCAAAGCTTTCAAGTCGAGACTCGAGAATTATGGCAAGAAAGTCACGGGGTATATTATCGTCGAGTCTGTATGCGACCAACGACTGACAAGACTCGACCTGAAGAGAAACAATGCGAATGTTGAAGAGTCTGATGCCATTCTAGTCTTGGCTTGTGGAACCGCCACACAGACCGTCGCCGAACTTTCAGGTAAGATCACAATACCAGCATGCAACACACAGTTCATAGGAACTATTGAGAGGATAGGAAGATATTATGAGCGATGCAGGGCTTGTGGAGACTGCGTACTATATGAGACCGGTGGGATATGTCCAATAGCCAGGTGTGGTAAGAGTCTACTCAACGGCCCCTGTGGAGGACAGGCGAAAGGCAAATGTGAGGTCGGTGGCTGGAAGAATGACTGCGCTTGGATCCTGATATATAACAGGTTAAGGGATGAAGGTAGACTTGACCTTTACAGGAAATATAGGCCTCCAAAAGACTATTCACAAATGACCTCTGCAAGGGAAGTTGTGTTCAGATGA
- a CDS encoding formylmethanofuran dehydrogenase subunit A, giving the protein MSREIAILNGTVFDPTNRIFGERMDIFVKDGKIVGSTSSKAKRIDASGKVVMPGGVDIHSHIAGSKVNSGRLLRPEDHRKDVEVKTPTTHSGVGYSIPSTYTTGYRYARMGYTTVFEPATPPLKTRHTHEELDSTPIIDKGCFPLFGNNWFVMEYFKDGKVEECATYIAWMLKALKGYAIKIVDPGGVEVWGWGKFLRHLDEKVTHFDVTPREIIRGLCKVNRLLNLPHPIHVHTNNLGNPGNYTTTIETMDSVRDMANGSKPIIHITHVQFTGFSGSSWLNLGSGAPEIAQYVNKHGHVSVDLGQIIFGDTTTMTADGPFQYFLHMLTDNKWVNMDVEVETGSGIVPFQYRRSNYVNAIQWGIGLELALLIRDPWRVFMTTDHPNGGPFTSYPRVIAWLMSRKARERTLLKINRTARRRLTLPSIDREYTLEEIATITRAAPARSLGLENKGHLGLGADADIAVYDINPSDMDVLTRKPAKLRRAFGQACYTIKNGEVVVREGKILKSPFGRTFYVESQTKPEMESNLLRSIEARFRDYYTVGIENYQINESYLRCPAKIRCEAEI; this is encoded by the coding sequence ATGAGTAGGGAAATCGCCATACTTAACGGAACAGTATTTGATCCCACGAACAGGATCTTTGGAGAGAGAATGGACATATTCGTAAAGGACGGCAAGATAGTAGGCTCTACCAGCAGTAAGGCTAAGAGAATAGACGCCTCAGGTAAAGTTGTGATGCCTGGTGGTGTCGACATCCACTCACATATAGCAGGGTCAAAAGTAAATTCTGGAAGGCTTCTGAGGCCTGAAGACCATAGAAAGGATGTGGAGGTCAAGACCCCTACAACCCATTCGGGGGTTGGATACTCTATCCCATCAACATATACGACAGGATACAGATATGCTAGGATGGGCTATACCACGGTATTTGAGCCTGCGACTCCACCCCTGAAGACAAGACACACCCATGAAGAGCTAGATTCAACACCTATAATCGATAAGGGATGTTTCCCCTTATTCGGCAACAACTGGTTTGTAATGGAGTATTTTAAGGATGGTAAGGTTGAAGAGTGTGCAACCTATATCGCTTGGATGTTGAAGGCGCTTAAAGGATACGCTATAAAGATAGTCGATCCTGGGGGCGTGGAGGTCTGGGGTTGGGGTAAATTCCTCAGGCACCTAGATGAAAAGGTTACACACTTCGACGTAACCCCAAGGGAGATAATCAGGGGCCTATGTAAGGTGAACAGGCTCCTCAACCTTCCACATCCAATACATGTACACACAAACAACCTTGGTAATCCAGGAAACTACACAACAACAATCGAGACAATGGACTCGGTCAGAGACATGGCGAACGGGAGTAAACCTATTATACATATCACTCATGTACAGTTCACTGGATTCTCAGGCTCATCGTGGCTGAATTTGGGGTCAGGTGCACCAGAAATCGCACAATACGTCAATAAACATGGCCACGTCTCAGTCGATCTTGGCCAAATCATATTCGGTGATACTACAACAATGACCGCTGACGGACCATTCCAATACTTCCTCCATATGCTTACAGATAACAAGTGGGTGAACATGGATGTCGAGGTTGAGACGGGTTCAGGAATAGTCCCCTTCCAATACAGGAGGAGCAACTACGTCAACGCTATTCAGTGGGGCATAGGACTCGAACTCGCCTTACTTATCAGAGATCCTTGGAGGGTCTTCATGACGACAGACCATCCCAATGGCGGGCCCTTCACCTCCTACCCGAGAGTCATCGCTTGGCTGATGAGCCGAAAGGCTAGGGAGAGAACACTGTTGAAGATCAATAGAACAGCAAGGAGGAGGCTGACCTTGCCATCGATCGATAGGGAATACACATTGGAAGAGATAGCTACAATCACTAGGGCAGCACCAGCAAGATCGTTAGGCTTGGAGAATAAGGGCCACCTTGGTTTAGGCGCTGACGCAGACATCGCAGTCTACGACATCAATCCGTCAGATATGGATGTTCTAACGAGGAAGCCGGCTAAGTTGAGGAGGGCCTTCGGCCAGGCATGCTACACTATAAAGAATGGTGAGGTAGTAGTGAGGGAGGGTAAGATCTTGAAGAGTCCATTTGGGAGAACATTCTACGTAGAGAGTCAAACCAAACCAGAGATGGAGTCAAACCTTCTAAGAAGTATAGAGGCCAGATTCAGGGACTATTATACGGTCGGGATTGAGAACTATCAGATAAACGAAAGCTACCTCAGATGCCCCGCCAAGATAAGATGTGAGGCAGAAATCTAG
- a CDS encoding methylenetetrahydrofolate reductase, translated as IGIAPFKSMSMMEWMVKNVPGIVVPEELQSRLKSAREKGGKEAFLNENIEIFGELVKNLKSMPGVRGIHIMTIGFEWVVPKIIERANL; from the coding sequence TATTGGGATAGCGCCTTTCAAATCTATGAGTATGATGGAGTGGATGGTGAAGAATGTTCCAGGAATAGTTGTTCCTGAAGAGTTGCAGTCTCGTCTAAAATCAGCTAGGGAGAAGGGGGGAAAAGAAGCTTTCCTCAACGAGAATATAGAAATATTCGGTGAGCTCGTAAAGAATTTGAAGAGTATGCCTGGCGTCAGGGGCATACACATAATGACGATAGGGTTTGAGTGGGTTGTACCCAAGATCATAGAGAGGGCAAACCTGTAA
- a CDS encoding methenyltetrahydromethanopterin cyclohydrolase: MFESVNLRAAEIVKRMLCEPEHYRVEVHNVKGAKIIDAGVFSTANASAGVLVTEICLGGLGRASLIHHRFGEEYLPSIFVETWNPPIATLGSQYAGWQIKTSDYFAMGSGPARALALKPKTLYEKIGYKDEAEEAVIVLESDKLPTEEAVEYICGECEVEPSNLYVAVTPTTSLAGSIQISGRVVETGIHKLTELGLDPKSIIFGCGYAPVPPIHPNQAKAMGRTNDAILYGGVTYYTVIHEDDEILRRIVIQAPSSSSKDYGRPFYEIIKEVEFDFYRVDPNLFAPAYVAVTNVKTGKTYTSGRVDEILIKNMLGISRV; the protein is encoded by the coding sequence ATGTTTGAAAGTGTGAACTTGAGGGCTGCCGAAATCGTCAAGAGAATGTTATGTGAACCTGAACATTACAGGGTTGAGGTCCATAATGTCAAAGGTGCAAAAATAATTGATGCTGGCGTGTTCTCCACAGCAAACGCCTCAGCAGGAGTTCTGGTCACAGAGATCTGTCTGGGAGGCTTGGGAAGAGCTAGTCTGATTCATCACAGATTCGGGGAGGAATATCTACCCTCAATATTCGTCGAGACATGGAACCCACCAATAGCAACCCTGGGATCCCAGTATGCCGGATGGCAGATAAAGACAAGCGACTACTTCGCAATGGGTTCAGGACCCGCTAGAGCACTAGCCCTCAAACCTAAGACTCTATATGAAAAGATAGGTTACAAGGATGAAGCAGAGGAAGCTGTTATCGTCTTGGAGTCAGACAAACTCCCAACTGAGGAGGCTGTGGAGTACATATGTGGAGAGTGCGAAGTCGAACCTTCAAACCTATATGTTGCAGTCACACCGACAACCTCTCTGGCAGGCTCAATACAGATATCTGGGAGGGTTGTGGAGACCGGTATCCACAAGTTGACTGAGCTCGGCCTCGACCCAAAATCCATAATCTTCGGATGCGGATACGCCCCAGTTCCACCTATCCATCCAAACCAAGCCAAGGCCATGGGTAGGACAAACGATGCGATATTGTATGGAGGCGTGACCTACTATACTGTCATACATGAGGATGATGAGATTCTCAGAAGAATAGTTATTCAAGCCCCATCCTCAAGCTCAAAAGATTACGGTAGACCATTCTACGAGATAATAAAGGAAGTTGAATTTGACTTTTACAGGGTTGATCCAAACCTGTTTGCACCAGCATATGTTGCGGTGACCAATGTAAAGACTGGAAAAACCTATACTTCAGGGAGGGTCGATGAGATCCTAATCAAGAACATGTTGGGAATAAGCAGGGTTTAA
- a CDS encoding formylmethanofuran dehydrogenase subunit C — MSVLELTLRRTVMAPLHLEIISPDNLSGKRWREIGDYMVWEGNRRVKLGSLFKIEGEAEANLQDTLIEIVGDMSRARRIGYRMSGGVIKIRGHGGLHVGESMRGGRIIVDGDAGPWLGANMAGGTIEVSGSAGDYVGAASLGTDKGMTGGSIIIKEDSGSQTGAWMHSGLIRISGSSGMFPGVHMRGGTIHIARDCSGRAGANMRGGKIVVSGKLPTVLPSFTFEDIRGQTRVDKDNVEGPFYIFSGDNNEDGDGRLFIKKASNPQLKWCEKFLEV; from the coding sequence ATGTCGGTTCTAGAATTAACTCTCAGAAGAACTGTGATGGCCCCACTCCACTTAGAGATTATCAGTCCAGACAACCTCTCAGGGAAGCGATGGAGAGAGATAGGGGATTATATGGTTTGGGAAGGCAACAGAAGAGTGAAGTTAGGGAGCCTATTCAAGATAGAGGGTGAGGCAGAAGCCAACCTGCAAGATACGCTTATTGAAATAGTAGGAGACATGTCTAGGGCAAGACGCATCGGCTACAGGATGAGTGGCGGAGTTATAAAAATAAGAGGCCACGGCGGATTACATGTAGGAGAATCGATGAGAGGTGGGAGAATAATTGTAGACGGTGATGCCGGACCATGGCTTGGAGCAAACATGGCTGGTGGAACGATAGAAGTCTCAGGGAGTGCAGGAGATTATGTTGGGGCTGCAAGTCTTGGAACAGACAAAGGGATGACCGGAGGATCAATCATCATAAAAGAAGACTCGGGAAGCCAAACAGGCGCTTGGATGCATTCGGGACTGATAAGAATCTCAGGCAGCTCAGGCATGTTTCCAGGGGTCCATATGCGCGGTGGAACCATACATATTGCTAGAGACTGCTCCGGCAGGGCTGGAGCGAATATGCGCGGTGGGAAGATAGTTGTCTCAGGTAAATTGCCAACGGTTCTACCTAGCTTCACCTTCGAAGATATTAGAGGCCAGACCAGGGTCGATAAAGATAATGTTGAGGGCCCATTCTACATCTTTTCAGGTGACAACAATGAGGATGGGGATGGGAGACTCTTCATAAAAAAAGCCTCCAATCCACAGTTGAAATGGTGCGAGAAGTTTTTGGAGGTTTAG
- a CDS encoding methylenetetrahydrofolate reductase, protein MSREAYSELMKAIRSGRFVYTGEIEPVKTTSLEEVLTTAKLLKGYVAAVNITDNPTAFAYMNALIPSYFIQKEVGLEAVYQVTVRDRNRLAITADLLAAGALGIKNVLALSGDHTTVGDDPRAKPVYDIDSTNLVELLSRMVDDGTDLKGNKIDHPPKFNIGVAGNPNADPLEPEIMKIERKVCLGADFIQTQAVYDLELAKRFLEETSKFNVPVI, encoded by the coding sequence ATGAGTAGGGAAGCATATAGCGAACTTATGAAGGCAATAAGGTCGGGCAGATTCGTATATACAGGTGAGATAGAGCCTGTAAAAACCACGAGTCTAGAGGAAGTCCTTACAACAGCCAAACTTTTGAAGGGATATGTAGCTGCTGTGAACATCACCGATAATCCAACAGCCTTCGCCTACATGAATGCTCTCATACCGTCATATTTCATACAGAAGGAAGTTGGTTTGGAAGCAGTGTATCAGGTGACGGTCAGGGATAGAAATAGGCTGGCCATAACCGCCGATCTCCTCGCAGCAGGGGCTTTAGGCATAAAGAATGTTCTAGCCCTCAGTGGAGACCACACGACAGTCGGCGATGACCCAAGAGCCAAACCAGTCTATGACATAGACTCAACGAATCTTGTCGAACTCTTAAGCAGGATGGTTGACGATGGGACAGACCTTAAAGGGAACAAGATAGACCACCCACCAAAATTCAATATTGGGGTTGCTGGAAATCCAAACGCAGATCCGTTGGAACCTGAGATTATGAAGATAGAGAGAAAAGTATGTTTGGGAGCAGATTTCATTCAGACCCAAGCAGTCTACGACCTCGAGCTCGCTAAGAGATTCCTTGAAGAGACATCGAAATTTAACGTCCCAGTAATT